The following proteins are co-located in the Halarcobacter sp. genome:
- a CDS encoding DUF294 nucleotidyltransferase-like domain-containing protein, producing MSLRDQKSFLSNIHPFELLTEEQMDICIRHMDIAYYAKDEVLITPEKIPNHFFVVIKGIVHEYKEDEVLMDYHNQDSFDGNSLIYGKSKNSFKVYEDLICYEIEKKIFLQLVEENEGFKNFFLTNLVNKFQTLKQKEYKSELSSFMIAKVSDTILHPPCIVEAGTKLIDAIDKSMQFNTSTIIVKRDEEYGIITDSLLKVKVLLEGRDLNIFVESIAIFPILSISKDDYLFDALTLLIKRNIKRVAVTNSKGDLVGMLEQIDVLSHFANHTFVVDSKIKNAQNLEQLKDASTELISSIKTLHAKGVKVNHISSLIGQLNTKVYRKLYKLILPKELQNDACFIVMGSEGRNEQIMKTDQDNALVIKDGIDVEKYRPYMQTMTETLIDFGYPPCEGNIMVNNPFWCKTVQQYKNETARWIEAPAMQNYMDLAIFFDSFAVAGDKDLLIKLKDDLFHKLHDKDVFMAYFAKATLTFDTPSTVANLMTKTYNIDIKKTGIFPIVQGIRSLALREKIRETTTVRRIKILEQKKVLEKQMANELLEAFEVLNTLRLKAHLHKLQDGKKLNNEIDTHTLGKIERDLLKDSFQIVIHFKKFITYIFRIEKIL from the coding sequence ATGAGTCTTCGAGATCAAAAATCTTTTCTTTCTAATATCCATCCTTTTGAGTTGTTAACAGAAGAACAAATGGATATCTGTATTAGACATATGGATATTGCATATTATGCAAAAGATGAAGTTTTAATAACTCCAGAAAAAATACCTAATCATTTCTTTGTAGTAATAAAAGGTATTGTTCACGAATATAAAGAAGATGAAGTTTTAATGGATTACCATAATCAAGACTCTTTTGATGGAAACTCACTAATTTATGGAAAATCAAAAAATAGTTTTAAAGTGTATGAAGATTTAATCTGTTATGAAATTGAAAAAAAGATTTTTTTACAATTAGTTGAAGAGAATGAAGGCTTTAAAAACTTTTTTTTAACTAACCTTGTTAATAAATTCCAAACCTTAAAACAAAAAGAGTATAAATCTGAATTATCATCATTTATGATTGCAAAAGTGAGTGATACAATTTTACATCCACCCTGTATTGTTGAAGCAGGAACTAAATTAATTGATGCTATTGATAAATCAATGCAATTTAATACCTCGACAATAATAGTAAAAAGAGATGAAGAGTATGGAATAATTACAGATTCACTTTTAAAGGTTAAAGTACTATTAGAAGGTAGAGACTTAAATATATTTGTTGAATCAATTGCTATTTTTCCTATTTTATCAATAAGTAAAGATGATTATTTATTTGATGCTTTAACTCTTTTAATAAAAAGAAATATTAAAAGAGTAGCTGTTACGAATTCAAAAGGTGATTTAGTTGGAATGTTAGAGCAAATTGATGTATTATCTCACTTTGCTAATCATACCTTTGTTGTTGATAGTAAAATTAAAAATGCTCAAAATTTAGAACAATTAAAAGATGCAAGCACTGAATTAATTAGTAGTATCAAAACCTTGCATGCAAAAGGTGTAAAAGTAAATCATATCTCTAGTTTAATTGGTCAATTAAATACAAAAGTTTATAGAAAACTTTATAAACTAATTTTACCTAAAGAGCTACAAAATGATGCTTGTTTTATAGTTATGGGGAGTGAAGGTCGTAATGAACAAATAATGAAGACTGACCAAGATAATGCTTTAGTAATAAAAGATGGTATAGATGTTGAAAAATATAGACCATATATGCAAACAATGACTGAAACACTTATTGATTTTGGTTATCCTCCATGTGAAGGTAATATTATGGTTAATAATCCTTTTTGGTGTAAAACAGTTCAACAATATAAAAATGAAACAGCAAGATGGATAGAAGCTCCAGCTATGCAAAACTATATGGATTTAGCAATATTTTTTGATTCTTTTGCTGTTGCTGGAGATAAAGATTTATTGATTAAATTAAAAGATGATTTATTTCATAAACTACATGATAAAGATGTCTTTATGGCTTATTTTGCAAAAGCAACTTTAACTTTTGATACCCCTAGTACAGTTGCTAACCTTATGACTAAAACATATAATATTGATATTAAAAAAACAGGTATTTTCCCAATTGTTCAAGGAATAAGAAGTTTAGCATTAAGAGAAAAAATTAGAGAAACTACAACTGTAAGAAGAATAAAAATTCTAGAACAAAAAAAAGTTTTAGAGAAACAAATGGCAAATGAATTATTAGAAGCATTTGAAGTATTAAATACCTTAAGACTAAAAGCTCACTTACATAAATTACAAGATGGTAAGAAATTAAACAATGAGATTGATACTCATACTTTAGGAAAGATTGAAAGGGATTTGTTAAAAGATAGTTTTCAAATAGTAATTCACTTTAAAAAATTTATTACTTATATTTTCAGAATAGAAAAGATTCTATGA
- a CDS encoding sodium:solute symporter family protein — MELQSLIYLFVGVSFALYIGIALWAKAGSTKDFYVAGGGVHPVANGMATAADWMSAASFISMAGIIAFKGSDASAYLMGWTGGYVLLAMLLAPYLRKFGKFTVPDFVGDRYYSNVARTVAVICVIFISFTYVAGQMRGVGIVFSRFLQVDVNTGVLIGMAIVFFYSVLGGMKGITYTQVAQYCVMIMAYLIPAIFLSLQVTDTFFPQLALFGQTTFAFDDGVKIIPEGTYLLHALDSAITDLGFKAYTEPGSLWNMFMLTTALMLGTAGLPHVIVRFFTVPTVRDARISAGWALLFIAIMYTTASSVAAFSRVNLIKNVQNVEYKAFVNGELSHADGSPNNGGWFKTWEQGGLLAWTDRNGDGKIQYGPDAAFEGPKGKPQFDGTNVRPNGERATLNGKPAANSGKIENELYVDRDIMVLANPEIANLPNWVIAFIAAGGLAAALSTAAGLLLVIASAISHDLMGQVIFRDSETGKSKLNEKTELMWARISAVVAICVAGYLGINPPGFVAQVVAFAFGLAAAAFFPTIILGIFDKRMNKEGAIAGILTGLIFTFGYIIYFVFMGGAKEDYFLGIAPTGIGTIGTILHLIVAFVVSRMTPEPPQDVQNLVESIRLPNNAGEAHDH; from the coding sequence ATGGAATTACAATCATTAATTTATTTATTCGTTGGTGTATCTTTCGCTCTATATATCGGAATTGCACTTTGGGCTAAAGCTGGATCTACTAAGGATTTCTATGTAGCAGGTGGGGGAGTTCACCCAGTAGCAAATGGTATGGCAACTGCTGCAGACTGGATGTCAGCTGCATCATTTATCTCAATGGCAGGTATTATTGCATTTAAAGGTTCAGATGCAAGTGCTTATTTAATGGGATGGACTGGTGGATATGTTCTACTTGCAATGTTATTGGCACCATACTTAAGAAAATTTGGTAAATTTACTGTTCCAGATTTTGTCGGTGATAGATACTATTCAAATGTAGCAAGAACAGTTGCTGTAATTTGTGTTATTTTTATCTCATTCACTTATGTTGCAGGACAAATGAGAGGGGTGGGGATTGTATTCTCAAGATTCTTACAAGTTGATGTAAATACAGGTGTACTTATTGGTATGGCAATAGTTTTCTTCTACTCAGTATTAGGTGGGATGAAAGGTATTACTTATACTCAAGTTGCTCAATATTGTGTAATGATTATGGCTTACTTAATTCCAGCTATTTTCTTATCACTACAAGTAACTGATACATTTTTTCCTCAATTAGCATTATTTGGTCAAACAACATTTGCTTTTGATGATGGTGTAAAAATAATTCCTGAAGGCACATATTTATTGCATGCCTTGGATAGTGCAATTACTGATTTAGGTTTTAAAGCATATACTGAACCAGGAAGTTTATGGAATATGTTTATGTTAACTACTGCATTAATGCTTGGTACTGCTGGTCTTCCACACGTTATTGTTAGATTCTTTACAGTTCCAACTGTTAGAGATGCTAGAATTTCTGCTGGATGGGCATTATTATTCATTGCGATTATGTATACAACTGCATCTTCAGTTGCTGCTTTCTCAAGAGTTAACTTAATTAAAAATGTTCAAAATGTTGAATATAAAGCATTTGTAAATGGTGAATTATCTCATGCTGATGGTAGTCCAAACAATGGTGGATGGTTCAAAACTTGGGAACAAGGTGGATTATTAGCTTGGACAGATAGAAATGGTGATGGAAAAATCCAATATGGTCCAGATGCTGCATTTGAAGGACCAAAAGGTAAACCACAATTTGATGGAACTAATGTTAGACCTAATGGGGAAAGAGCTACATTAAATGGTAAACCTGCTGCAAACAGTGGCAAAATTGAAAATGAGTTATATGTTGATAGAGATATTATGGTACTTGCTAACCCAGAGATTGCTAACTTACCAAATTGGGTAATTGCATTCATCGCAGCTGGGGGTCTTGCAGCAGCATTATCTACAGCGGCAGGTTTATTACTTGTAATTGCTTCAGCTATTTCACATGACCTTATGGGACAAGTAATATTTAGAGATTCAGAAACAGGAAAATCTAAATTAAATGAAAAAACAGAATTAATGTGGGCAAGAATTTCAGCTGTAGTTGCTATTTGTGTTGCTGGTTACTTAGGAATTAACCCTCCTGGTTTCGTTGCACAAGTTGTTGCATTTGCATTTGGTCTTGCTGCGGCAGCATTCTTCCCAACTATTATCTTAGGAATCTTTGATAAGAGAATGAATAAAGAAGGTGCGATTGCTGGTATTTTAACTGGTCTTATCTTTACTTTCGGATACATTATTTACTTTGTATTCATGGGTGGTGCAAAAGAGGATTACTTCTTAGGAATTGCTCCAACTGGTATTGGTACAATTGGTACAATTTTACACTTAATCGTGGCATTCGTTGTTTCAAGAATGACTCCAGAACCACCACAAGATGTACAAAATCTTGTTGAATCTATTAGATTACCTAATAACGCTGGTGAGGCACACGATCACTAA
- a CDS encoding DUF4212 domain-containing protein, with product MSPEKAEAYWKENISTILKLLVVWFIVSFGCGILFINELNTIEISGVKLGFWFAQQGAIYVFVVLIFVYVAKMSAIDEKYGVHE from the coding sequence ATGAGTCCAGAGAAAGCAGAAGCTTATTGGAAAGAGAATATATCAACTATTCTTAAACTATTAGTTGTTTGGTTTATTGTCTCTTTCGGATGTGGTATTTTATTTATAAATGAGTTAAATACAATCGAAATTAGTGGGGTTAAACTAGGATTTTGGTTTGCACAACAAGGTGCAATTTACGTATTCGTTGTTCTTATTTTTGTTTATGTAGCGAAGATGAGTGCTATAGACGAAAAATATGGCGTACATGAATAA
- a CDS encoding response regulator transcription factor, which produces MKILLLEDELMLNNAISEYLKGIGHMVESFTDGEEVVNNVDGSFDLLILDINVPKKDGFEILQDLNTRRVYIPTIFITALNDIEDITRAYDLGCREYIKKPFHLEELGIKINQILKKDQKSTSHVRFSENYSYSKEKKTLYFNGEPQSLTKKQLDIIHILALNINMIVDFERFRVDIWGGENIDNPTIRAEISRLKKGLKEDFIKNIRGLGYKIDRFYSV; this is translated from the coding sequence ATGAAAATACTGCTTCTTGAAGATGAATTAATGCTAAACAATGCAATCTCTGAGTACCTAAAAGGGATTGGGCACATGGTTGAGAGTTTCACCGATGGTGAAGAAGTTGTTAATAATGTTGATGGATCATTTGATTTATTAATTTTAGATATTAACGTACCTAAAAAAGATGGTTTTGAAATTTTACAAGATTTAAACACCAGAAGAGTATATATCCCTACTATATTTATTACTGCTTTAAATGATATCGAAGATATAACTAGAGCATATGATTTAGGTTGTAGAGAATATATTAAAAAACCTTTTCACTTAGAAGAGTTAGGTATAAAAATAAATCAAATACTAAAAAAAGATCAAAAAAGCACTTCTCATGTAAGATTTTCAGAAAACTATTCCTACTCAAAAGAGAAAAAAACTTTATACTTCAATGGAGAACCTCAATCTCTAACAAAAAAACAATTAGATATAATCCACATTTTGGCTCTTAATATAAATATGATTGTAGACTTTGAAAGATTTAGAGTTGACATCTGGGGTGGAGAAAATATTGACAATCCAACAATAAGAGCAGAGATTTCTAGACTAAAAAAAGGTTTAAAAGAGGATTTTATCAAAAATATCAGAGGTCTTGGTTATAAAATTGACAGATTTTATTCTGTTTAA